The following coding sequences are from one Epilithonimonas vandammei window:
- a CDS encoding rhomboid family intramembrane serine protease produces MNTILIIVIAITCITSYIGFQKPELFQKYKFEVGAIQRRKEYIRLISAGFLHADFMHLFFNMLTLYFFAPIAIMGFGVSGFLIIYLASIVLGNLFCLYVYKNVPFYSAIGASGGVSGVLFAAVALAPKEIEVNFLPGYLFGALYFGYSVYMMLNPRMNDNIGHAAHLGGAFFGLVYAVAIYPEFAIQNALYLGIMSLPLIYLAYQIFVNKKIG; encoded by the coding sequence ATGAATACGATATTAATCATCGTTATAGCGATTACCTGTATCACGAGTTACATTGGTTTTCAGAAACCCGAGTTGTTTCAGAAATATAAATTCGAAGTCGGAGCTATCCAAAGAAGAAAGGAGTACATCAGGCTGATTTCTGCAGGTTTTCTGCACGCAGACTTTATGCATTTGTTTTTCAATATGCTTACGCTTTATTTCTTTGCACCCATTGCGATCATGGGTTTTGGTGTCAGCGGTTTCCTCATCATTTATCTGGCATCTATTGTTTTAGGGAATTTATTCTGTCTGTATGTCTATAAAAATGTTCCGTTCTATTCTGCAATTGGAGCAAGTGGCGGTGTTTCCGGTGTGTTGTTCGCAGCAGTAGCATTGGCTCCAAAAGAAATTGAAGTCAATTTTTTACCGGGTTATCTTTTCGGAGCTTTATATTTTGGCTATTCTGTTTATATGATGCTGAATCCGAGGATGAATGATAACATTGGTCACGCAGCGCATCTTGGTGGCGCGTTTTTCGGATTGGTTTATGCTGTTGCCATTTACCCGGAGTTTGCCATACAAAATGCACTTTATCTGGGAATTATGTCTTTGCCACTCATTTACCTGGCCTACCAGATTTTTGTGAACAAAAAAATTGGCTAA
- the mtgA gene encoding monofunctional biosynthetic peptidoglycan transglycosylase — protein sequence MWKFIKKLFFILIIANIIFIIYGIFFNPPITWTQLDGLIKYGKLHRDYISYDEMGNNVKKAVIASEDQLFFKHNGFDYKQIEKAMKKNDKTGKVVRGGSTISQQTAKNIFLWQGRSWFRKGLEAVYTFIIEKIWGKDVILERYLNSIEMGQGVFGVEAASQYYFNKPAKDLNKSEAAWIAAVLPNPKKYDPKNPSAYLRKKHSWIMRQMNNIVLK from the coding sequence ATGTGGAAGTTTATCAAAAAACTGTTTTTTATTTTAATAATAGCTAATATTATCTTTATCATTTACGGCATCTTTTTTAATCCCCCAATTACTTGGACACAATTAGACGGTCTGATAAAATACGGAAAGTTACACCGTGACTACATCAGTTATGATGAGATGGGCAACAATGTGAAAAAAGCTGTAATTGCGTCGGAAGATCAATTGTTCTTTAAACATAATGGTTTCGATTATAAACAAATCGAAAAGGCCATGAAGAAAAATGATAAAACAGGAAAGGTAGTAAGAGGTGGCAGCACAATTTCCCAACAAACGGCAAAGAATATATTTCTTTGGCAGGGTAGAAGCTGGTTCCGCAAAGGACTGGAGGCTGTTTATACTTTCATAATAGAGAAGATATGGGGAAAAGATGTGATTCTGGAAAGGTATCTCAATTCTATTGAAATGGGACAAGGCGTTTTCGGAGTAGAAGCAGCTTCCCAATATTACTTCAACAAGCCTGCAAAAGATCTAAACAAGAGCGAGGCTGCTTGGATTGCTGCTGTATTGCCAAATCCAAAAAAATATGACCCGAAAAACCCGAGCGCCTATCTTCGAAAAAAACACAGTTGGATTATGCGGCAGATGAATAATATTGTTCTGAAATAA
- a CDS encoding T9SS-dependent choice-of-anchor J family protein gives MIKKLLFASVLGTAIFSNAQTSVFKEDFENDASVALWKVYDKDGDGESWEILNAGLNELPNFTGNLAVSFSWYLEAFTPDNLLESPSITLPNSNSLNLSFKAAAGDADLFEEHYAVYVIPANSVFTGSETPVFEETFDAGYVNVAKVINIDISSYAGQNVKLVFRHYDCEDIFYMGIDDIEIKDNSGMAISESPALSLRVFPNPATELVKISGIKNIDNVRVFDMTGKIVKEVKSQEINIKDLSNGEYIINVYSDKNVISKKLIKK, from the coding sequence ATGATTAAAAAATTACTTTTTGCTTCTGTTTTAGGAACGGCTATATTTAGTAATGCACAGACAAGTGTTTTTAAAGAAGATTTTGAGAATGATGCATCCGTTGCGCTTTGGAAAGTTTATGATAAAGACGGTGATGGCGAATCTTGGGAAATCCTGAATGCCGGGCTGAATGAGCTCCCAAATTTCACAGGTAATCTTGCTGTTTCATTTTCCTGGTATCTTGAGGCTTTTACTCCGGATAACCTTCTGGAAAGCCCTTCCATTACACTTCCGAATTCTAATTCTCTTAATTTGTCGTTCAAAGCGGCAGCGGGCGATGCGGATTTGTTTGAGGAGCATTATGCGGTTTATGTAATTCCTGCAAATTCTGTTTTCACCGGATCGGAAACACCTGTTTTCGAAGAAACCTTTGATGCAGGATATGTTAATGTAGCTAAAGTTATCAACATTGATATTTCATCTTATGCAGGGCAAAATGTTAAGCTGGTCTTCAGACATTATGATTGCGAGGATATTTTCTATATGGGAATTGATGATATTGAAATAAAAGATAACTCAGGAATGGCAATCTCAGAATCTCCTGCTTTGTCGCTCAGGGTTTTCCCGAATCCTGCAACTGAATTGGTTAAGATTTCAGGAATCAAAAATATAGACAATGTAAGAGTTTTTGATATGACCGGAAAAATTGTGAAAGAAGTAAAATCTCAGGAAATCAACATCAAAGATCTTTCTAACGGCGAGTATATCATTAATGTTTATTCGGATAAAAATGTGATCTCCAAAAAACTCATCAAAAAATAA
- a CDS encoding recombinase produces the protein MGIRLFKKDTFSTILKKYFAEENETLSLDPLSEIITSLKKEELGVFTAYLKDNKTITNNLTTYLRNIFKDRSFNLSLTEADILSENAFFPEFKKRLLNKVLPPIENEKTVWYLVDNVLVTPKKDLSFFQNSPEDKMDELFRLLKIDDFIRNPKVKKELLFSVNILAWRVIGNALDVEVMKMAPEYRNFDNPFLALQNELDVLNSEFKDNPDFQMSSTDVLYKQTKVYLDQCLEFINIAFKNSSKYGISSKTNQSLLKIRQQLQRMADTIKLFVVDTEKDYLINSKQLFFNILRYKSHKNNLRDLVSDSTRLMSHLITNHTAETGTHYITSTFKGYMKMFWKASGGGVIVGALCILKMLYSYIPTSDFAHAFLFSMNYAMGFVMIYLMHFTLATKQPAMTAATMAKVLSEGDSTNTYTEFAHVVSQLFRSQFIAFIGNVLMSFPVALAMIYGLEILFKQNFAFEKSTKLLHDLDPFQSKAILHACIAGVFLFISGVISGNISNNSVFYQIPKRIAKNPSINYFFGPRFAKQLSIYYSKNWAGIISNFWFGVFLGATAPIGLFLGLDLDIRHITFAAGNFALGLYGKDFVVSSYTFWISFVTVFVIGFFNFAVSFGLSMLLAFRSRKVEINEAKEIFREIFRYFIRNPFRFFFPLRSRLDEKSKKMIEEIATKSANH, from the coding sequence ATGGGAATCAGATTATTTAAAAAAGACACTTTCAGTACAATTCTGAAAAAGTATTTTGCAGAAGAAAATGAAACATTGTCTTTGGATCCTTTGTCAGAAATTATAACAAGTCTTAAAAAAGAAGAATTGGGCGTTTTTACGGCTTATCTGAAGGATAATAAAACCATCACTAATAATCTGACGACATACCTGAGAAATATCTTTAAAGACAGGTCATTTAATCTTTCTCTTACAGAAGCCGATATCCTTTCTGAAAATGCTTTTTTCCCAGAGTTTAAAAAAAGATTGCTTAATAAAGTTCTTCCTCCCATTGAAAATGAAAAAACGGTCTGGTATCTTGTAGATAATGTTTTGGTAACGCCAAAAAAGGATCTGAGCTTCTTTCAGAATTCACCGGAGGATAAAATGGATGAGTTATTTAGATTGCTTAAAATCGATGATTTTATTAGAAATCCTAAAGTCAAGAAAGAGCTTCTCTTCTCAGTCAATATTCTTGCTTGGCGTGTGATAGGCAATGCTCTGGATGTAGAAGTAATGAAAATGGCTCCAGAATATCGCAATTTCGATAACCCCTTCCTTGCGCTTCAGAACGAGTTGGATGTACTTAATTCTGAGTTTAAAGATAATCCTGATTTCCAGATGTCCTCAACGGATGTCTTGTATAAACAAACGAAAGTTTATCTAGATCAGTGTTTGGAATTTATAAATATTGCATTTAAAAATTCCTCAAAATATGGGATTTCCAGCAAGACCAATCAGTCATTACTGAAAATCAGGCAACAGCTCCAAAGAATGGCTGATACGATTAAGCTTTTTGTGGTAGATACAGAAAAAGATTACCTGATTAATTCTAAGCAGCTTTTTTTCAATATACTCAGATATAAGTCTCATAAGAACAATCTTCGGGATCTTGTTTCGGACAGCACCCGTCTGATGTCGCATCTCATAACCAATCATACGGCGGAAACAGGTACGCATTACATCACTTCTACTTTCAAAGGTTATATGAAGATGTTCTGGAAAGCTTCTGGGGGTGGCGTTATTGTCGGAGCGCTATGTATTTTGAAAATGCTTTACAGTTATATCCCAACCAGTGATTTTGCCCACGCATTTTTGTTTTCTATGAATTATGCGATGGGATTTGTGATGATCTACTTGATGCATTTTACCCTGGCAACCAAACAACCTGCTATGACCGCAGCCACAATGGCGAAGGTGCTCTCGGAAGGTGATAGCACAAATACTTATACAGAATTTGCGCATGTTGTTTCACAGCTTTTCAGATCGCAGTTTATTGCGTTTATTGGAAATGTGTTGATGTCTTTCCCTGTCGCATTAGCAATGATATATGGACTCGAAATACTTTTTAAACAGAATTTTGCATTCGAAAAGTCAACAAAATTGTTACATGATTTGGATCCCTTTCAGTCAAAAGCTATTTTGCATGCTTGTATAGCTGGTGTTTTTCTCTTTATTTCTGGCGTTATTTCCGGTAATATTAGCAATAATTCGGTTTTTTATCAGATTCCTAAAAGAATTGCTAAAAATCCATCGATTAATTATTTTTTTGGACCACGATTTGCCAAGCAATTATCGATTTATTATTCCAAAAACTGGGCAGGTATCATTTCCAATTTCTGGTTTGGTGTTTTTCTTGGAGCAACTGCTCCAATCGGTCTTTTTCTGGGGCTGGATCTGGATATCCGCCACATAACTTTTGCAGCCGGTAACTTTGCTTTGGGACTTTACGGAAAAGATTTTGTAGTGAGCTCATATACATTTTGGATATCGTTTGTGACCGTTTTTGTTATCGGATTTTTCAACTTTGCAGTCAGTTTCGGATTATCTATGCTGTTGGCTTTCAGGTCAAGAAAAGTAGAGATTAATGAGGCTAAAGAAATTTTCAGAGAGATTTTCAGATACTTTATCAGAAACCCATTCCGTTTTTTCTTTCCTCTCAGATCCAGGCTGGATGAAAAAAGTAAAAAAATGATTGAAGAAATTGCTACAAAATCAGCAAATCATTAA
- a CDS encoding DNA gyrase/topoisomerase IV subunit A yields the protein MEESTHHEESLKKVSGLYKDWFLDYASYVILDRAIPSIYDGFKPVQRRIMHSMRELEDGRYNKVANIVGNTMKYHPHGDASITDAMVQIGQKELLIDTQGNWGNIYTGDSAAAARYIEARLTPFALEVVFNPKTTHWTKSYDGRNNEPIDLPVKFPLLLAQGVEGIGVGLSTKIMPHNFNELITASILYLKGKKFELFPDFLTAGMLDVSAYNDGKRGGKIRARARISQKDKHTLTITELPFSKNTSDLIDSILKANERGKIKIKKIEDNTSDVVEINIHLHPDVSPDKTIDALYAFTDCEVPISPNACVIVGDKPMFLSVSDILKHNTDHTVSLLKKELEIELHELQESWHFSSLERIFIENRIYHDIEEVKSWDEVIRTIDEGLKPHTKHLLRSVTEEDIVRLTEIRIKRISRFDLDKFKENILALEGKIEQVKHHLANLITYAIDYYTNIQKKYGKGKERKTEIRIFDTIDATKVAVANEKFYVNREEGFIGTSLKKDEYLFDCSDIDDIITFQKDGTMKVVKVESKTFIGKNIVHVAVWKKNDKRTVYNMIYREGREGPYYMKRFSVTGVTRNTDYKLASDKKGSEMLYFTANPNGEAEIVSVLLKPNARVRKNKIDIDFSDLAIKGRDSKGNLVTKYAVKKVDMKEEGVSTLAPRKIWFDDSVRRLNADGRGSLLGNFKGDDKILIINSQGEAKLVSFDLMNRFDDDYLILEKWNSEQPITCIYFDGEKDKYFVKRFLLEATSNVQSFFTNDHPKSFLEFVTTHSGAIAEIVFPKIKDKQKDPETVDLDEFIAVKGIKAIGNQLTKDKVKTINISIPEPPEMMEEEPEHEEKSEDDVDEEGGTIGSLFDEEVN from the coding sequence ATGGAAGAAAGTACGCATCACGAAGAAAGCCTCAAAAAAGTTTCCGGTTTATATAAAGACTGGTTTCTGGATTACGCATCTTATGTCATTCTAGACAGGGCAATTCCATCCATTTATGACGGCTTCAAGCCGGTTCAGAGAAGAATCATGCATTCTATGCGGGAGTTGGAAGACGGGCGTTATAATAAAGTGGCAAATATTGTAGGGAATACAATGAAATATCACCCTCATGGGGATGCTTCTATCACAGATGCAATGGTTCAGATTGGACAAAAGGAACTTCTTATAGACACGCAGGGAAACTGGGGAAATATTTATACAGGAGATTCCGCAGCGGCTGCAAGATATATTGAGGCAAGGCTCACACCTTTTGCTTTAGAAGTAGTTTTTAACCCGAAAACTACGCATTGGACAAAATCCTATGATGGTAGAAACAATGAACCCATTGATCTTCCGGTTAAGTTTCCGCTGTTGCTCGCACAGGGGGTAGAAGGAATTGGTGTCGGTCTGTCTACCAAAATAATGCCTCATAACTTTAATGAGCTTATTACTGCATCCATTCTTTATTTGAAAGGGAAAAAGTTCGAACTCTTTCCGGATTTTTTAACTGCGGGAATGCTGGATGTTTCTGCTTATAATGACGGGAAAAGAGGAGGTAAAATCCGTGCGAGAGCAAGGATTTCGCAGAAAGACAAACATACATTAACCATTACCGAACTACCTTTTTCCAAGAATACAAGTGATCTGATAGACAGTATTCTGAAAGCCAATGAAAGAGGGAAAATCAAGATTAAAAAGATTGAGGATAATACTTCTGATGTTGTAGAAATTAATATTCATCTCCATCCCGATGTTTCTCCAGACAAAACCATAGATGCGTTGTATGCATTTACAGATTGTGAAGTCCCGATTTCACCCAACGCTTGTGTAATCGTCGGCGATAAGCCAATGTTTCTTTCAGTTTCTGATATTTTGAAACACAATACGGATCACACGGTTTCTTTACTAAAGAAAGAGTTGGAAATAGAGTTGCACGAACTGCAGGAAAGCTGGCATTTTTCTTCACTTGAAAGGATTTTTATAGAAAACCGTATTTATCACGATATCGAGGAAGTCAAATCCTGGGATGAGGTCATCAGGACCATCGACGAAGGTTTGAAACCACACACGAAACATCTGTTGAGATCTGTTACAGAAGAAGATATAGTTAGGCTTACAGAAATAAGAATTAAAAGAATTTCGAGATTCGATCTGGATAAGTTTAAGGAGAATATTCTGGCTTTGGAAGGCAAGATAGAGCAGGTGAAGCATCATCTTGCTAATTTGATTACATATGCCATAGATTATTATACCAATATTCAGAAAAAATATGGTAAAGGAAAAGAGCGTAAAACCGAAATCAGAATTTTTGATACAATCGATGCTACCAAAGTTGCCGTTGCGAATGAAAAATTCTATGTCAACAGGGAAGAGGGCTTCATAGGAACTTCACTCAAAAAAGACGAATATCTGTTCGACTGTTCGGATATTGATGATATCATCACCTTCCAGAAAGACGGAACAATGAAAGTGGTGAAAGTGGAGTCCAAGACATTTATTGGCAAAAATATTGTACACGTTGCAGTCTGGAAAAAGAATGACAAACGTACGGTTTACAATATGATCTATCGGGAAGGAAGAGAAGGTCCTTATTATATGAAACGCTTTTCTGTAACCGGCGTTACAAGAAACACAGATTATAAGCTGGCTTCCGATAAAAAAGGATCAGAAATGCTGTATTTTACAGCCAATCCTAACGGTGAAGCGGAAATTGTTTCCGTATTGCTAAAGCCTAATGCAAGAGTGAGAAAAAATAAAATAGATATTGATTTTTCCGATCTTGCCATCAAAGGAAGGGATTCCAAAGGGAATCTTGTAACAAAATATGCTGTGAAAAAGGTAGATATGAAGGAAGAAGGCGTATCTACACTTGCGCCACGGAAAATCTGGTTCGATGATTCTGTAAGGCGGCTGAATGCCGACGGAAGAGGAAGCTTGCTGGGAAATTTCAAAGGCGATGATAAAATTCTGATCATCAATTCCCAAGGTGAAGCTAAACTGGTTTCGTTCGATCTGATGAACCGTTTCGATGATGATTATCTGATTCTGGAAAAATGGAACTCGGAACAGCCAATCACCTGCATTTATTTTGATGGTGAAAAAGATAAGTATTTCGTAAAAAGGTTTCTGCTGGAAGCTACTTCCAACGTACAGTCGTTTTTTACGAATGACCATCCCAAGTCATTTTTAGAGTTTGTAACAACCCATTCAGGCGCGATTGCTGAAATTGTTTTTCCAAAGATCAAGGACAAGCAAAAAGATCCAGAAACGGTCGATTTGGACGAATTCATTGCGGTAAAAGGTATCAAAGCGATAGGAAATCAGCTCACAAAAGATAAAGTAAAAACTATCAATATCTCCATTCCGGAACCACCGGAAATGATGGAAGAAGAACCTGAACATGAGGAAAAAAGTGAAGATGATGTGGATGAGGAAGGCGGAACCATTGGCAGTCTTTTTGATGAAGAGGTCAACTAA
- the ychF gene encoding redox-regulated ATPase YchF, with the protein MKCGIVGLPNVGKSTLFNCLSNAKAQSANYPFCTIEPNLGTVSVPDKRLFELEKLVNPERVLPAVVEIVDIAGLVKGASKGEGLGNQFLANIRECEAIIHVLRCFDNGNIVHVEGSVDPMRDKEIIDIELQLKDLETIGKAVEKAKKFIKSGKKEDILTYETLQNLQKFVEDGKNAREFPMDDFTKSIIGEVQLLTNKPVLYVCNVDENSIKNGNDWIAKIEEMAKNEGAEVVVLAAQIEADINELETFEEREMFLDELGLEEPGVNRLIRKAYDLLKLQTYFTAGVKEVRAWTIGQGWTAPQAAGVIHTDFEKGFIRAEVIGYEDFVNYGSESKVKEAGKMRVEGKEYIVKDGDVMHFRFNV; encoded by the coding sequence ATGAAATGTGGAATCGTAGGTCTTCCAAATGTAGGAAAATCAACTCTTTTTAACTGTCTTAGCAACGCCAAGGCACAGTCTGCAAACTATCCGTTTTGTACTATTGAACCTAACTTGGGAACAGTTTCCGTTCCGGACAAAAGATTGTTCGAGTTAGAAAAACTTGTAAATCCGGAAAGAGTATTGCCAGCGGTGGTAGAAATTGTGGATATTGCCGGTTTGGTAAAAGGAGCCAGTAAAGGAGAAGGTCTTGGAAATCAGTTTCTGGCGAATATCCGTGAGTGTGAGGCGATTATTCACGTTTTGAGATGTTTTGATAACGGTAATATCGTACACGTAGAAGGTTCTGTAGATCCTATGAGGGACAAAGAAATCATTGATATAGAACTTCAGCTTAAAGATCTTGAAACTATTGGCAAAGCTGTAGAAAAAGCGAAAAAGTTTATCAAATCTGGAAAAAAAGAAGATATCCTGACTTACGAAACACTTCAGAATCTTCAGAAATTTGTAGAAGATGGAAAAAACGCTAGAGAATTTCCTATGGACGATTTCACAAAATCAATTATCGGAGAAGTCCAATTGCTCACAAATAAACCTGTTCTTTACGTTTGTAATGTAGATGAAAACTCTATTAAAAACGGAAATGACTGGATCGCAAAAATCGAGGAAATGGCAAAAAATGAAGGAGCGGAAGTTGTAGTTCTGGCAGCTCAGATAGAAGCTGATATCAACGAGCTGGAAACCTTCGAAGAAAGAGAGATGTTTCTGGATGAGCTTGGTCTGGAAGAGCCGGGTGTAAACCGATTGATCAGAAAAGCTTACGATCTTCTAAAGTTGCAAACTTATTTTACCGCTGGAGTAAAGGAAGTAAGAGCCTGGACTATTGGGCAGGGCTGGACTGCGCCACAAGCGGCTGGTGTAATCCATACAGATTTCGAAAAAGGATTTATCCGTGCGGAAGTTATTGGTTATGAAGATTTTGTGAACTATGGCTCAGAATCTAAAGTGAAAGAAGCTGGAAAAATGAGAGTGGAAGGAAAAGAATACATCGTAAAAGATGGCGATGTGATGCACTTCAGATTCAATGTGTAA
- a CDS encoding DNA topoisomerase IV subunit B, with protein MSEINPVNYSEDNIRTLDWQEHIRLRPGMYIGKLGDGSSADDGIYILLKEIIDNSVDEFVMKAGKRIEIKMDDGKVSIRDFGRGIPLGKVIDAVSKMNTGGKYDSKAFKKSVGLNGVGTKAVNALSDFFRVKSVRDGRMKMAEFSRGVIKENFPETDSSDRNGTEISFIPDSEIFLNFKFRKEYVERMLRNYAYLNPGLTIVFNGEKFFSENGLKDLLEEELESDILYPIVHLKEEDIEVAITHSDKSQTETYFSFVNGQNTTQGGTHLNAFREAFVKTIREFYNKNFEAADIRKSIIAAVSIKVIEPVFESQTKTKLGSNEIEPGGITVRTFIIDFLKNKLDNFLHKNPETAEAILKKIIISERERKELSGIQKLARERAKKVSLHNKKLRDCRQHYNDQKAARKSETMIFITEGDSASGSITKSRDVETQAVFSLKGKPLNCYGLTKKVVYENEEFNLLQAALNIEESLEDLRYNHVIIATDADVDGMHIRLLMITFFLQFFPDLIKNGHLYILQTPLFRVRNKKETRYCYSDQERLKALNDLGKNPEITRFKGLGEISPDEFKNFIGKDIRLEPVVVGKDLTIDQILEFYMGKNTPDRQLFILDNLVVEETDIERKEIIQELDN; from the coding sequence ATGAGTGAAATCAATCCTGTAAATTATTCCGAAGACAATATCCGAACGCTTGACTGGCAAGAACATATACGCTTGCGTCCCGGGATGTATATCGGAAAATTGGGAGATGGTTCTTCTGCAGATGACGGGATTTATATCCTTCTCAAAGAAATTATAGACAACTCTGTTGATGAGTTTGTGATGAAGGCTGGAAAACGGATTGAGATCAAAATGGATGACGGAAAAGTTTCCATCCGTGATTTCGGGCGAGGGATTCCTTTGGGAAAAGTTATAGATGCGGTTTCTAAAATGAATACCGGCGGAAAGTATGACAGTAAAGCGTTTAAAAAATCGGTAGGTCTTAACGGAGTCGGGACTAAAGCGGTGAATGCACTGTCAGATTTTTTCAGAGTAAAATCTGTAAGAGACGGTCGTATGAAAATGGCCGAATTTTCCAGAGGTGTCATCAAAGAAAATTTTCCCGAGACAGATTCATCCGACAGAAACGGAACCGAAATCAGTTTTATTCCTGATAGCGAGATTTTTCTCAATTTCAAATTCCGAAAAGAATATGTGGAACGGATGCTCCGAAACTATGCTTATCTCAATCCAGGATTAACGATTGTTTTCAATGGAGAGAAGTTTTTTTCGGAAAACGGACTCAAAGATCTTTTAGAAGAAGAATTGGAAAGTGATATTCTTTATCCCATCGTACATCTAAAAGAGGAAGATATTGAAGTTGCTATCACACACTCGGACAAGTCGCAGACAGAAACCTACTTTTCATTTGTAAACGGACAAAATACTACACAGGGCGGAACACATCTTAATGCTTTTCGGGAAGCATTCGTAAAAACAATCAGGGAATTTTATAATAAGAATTTTGAGGCAGCAGACATCCGGAAATCAATCATTGCAGCAGTTTCCATCAAGGTTATAGAACCTGTTTTCGAATCTCAGACCAAAACAAAGCTCGGATCCAATGAGATTGAACCAGGAGGCATTACTGTAAGAACATTTATCATAGATTTTCTGAAAAATAAGCTGGATAATTTTCTTCATAAAAACCCAGAAACTGCAGAAGCGATTCTTAAAAAAATTATCATTTCCGAAAGAGAAAGAAAAGAACTGTCCGGCATTCAGAAACTGGCCAGGGAAAGAGCAAAGAAAGTATCACTTCATAATAAAAAGCTGAGAGATTGCAGACAGCATTACAATGATCAGAAAGCGGCTAGAAAATCGGAAACGATGATTTTTATTACCGAAGGAGATTCGGCATCAGGATCCATAACTAAATCCAGGGATGTGGAAACTCAGGCTGTTTTTTCTCTGAAGGGAAAACCACTGAACTGCTACGGACTGACAAAAAAAGTAGTTTACGAGAATGAAGAATTTAATCTTCTTCAGGCTGCGCTCAATATCGAAGAAAGTCTTGAGGATTTAAGGTATAATCATGTTATTATAGCTACAGATGCAGATGTGGACGGGATGCACATCCGTTTGCTGATGATTACCTTCTTTTTGCAATTTTTCCCAGATCTTATCAAGAACGGCCATTTGTACATTTTGCAGACGCCGCTTTTCCGTGTAAGAAATAAAAAGGAAACCAGATATTGTTATTCAGATCAGGAAAGACTGAAAGCGCTGAATGACTTGGGGAAAAATCCGGAAATCACAAGGTTCAAAGGATTAGGAGAGATCTCTCCAGATGAATTTAAGAATTTTATAGGTAAAGATATCAGACTGGAGCCTGTAGTTGTAGGAAAAGATCTTACAATAGATCAGATACTAGAATTCTACATGGGAAAAAATACACCAGACCGGCAATTGTTTATTCTAGATAATCTGGTGGTGGAAGAAACGGATATAGAAAGAAAAGAAATAATACAAGAGCTAGATAATTAG
- a CDS encoding TIGR00266 family protein produces the protein MRNHEIDYKIYGEELQCVEIELDPQEAVIAEPGSFMMMNEGIQMETLFGDGSNSGFMNKLFTAGKRMLTGESLFMTVFTNTSSQKRQVSFAAPYTGKIIPLNLSEFGEKIICQKDSFLCAAKGVSIGIEFQRKLGTGLFGGEGFIMQKLEGDGMCFVHSGGYVMEKELMHGEILKIDTGCIVAFTQSVSYDIQFVGGIKNTLFGGEGLFFAELRGPGKVWVQTLPISRLAGKILQYGSGTRREEGSILGKLGDLIDGN, from the coding sequence ATGAGAAATCACGAAATAGATTATAAAATCTACGGAGAAGAACTTCAGTGTGTAGAGATTGAACTGGATCCACAGGAAGCAGTCATTGCAGAACCGGGCAGTTTTATGATGATGAATGAGGGAATCCAAATGGAAACACTTTTCGGAGATGGAAGTAATTCCGGGTTTATGAATAAACTTTTCACAGCCGGAAAAAGAATGCTTACAGGGGAAAGTCTTTTTATGACGGTATTTACCAATACTTCTTCTCAGAAAAGACAGGTTTCCTTTGCTGCACCATACACTGGGAAAATCATTCCTCTCAACCTGTCCGAATTTGGAGAAAAAATCATTTGTCAGAAAGATAGTTTCCTTTGCGCTGCAAAAGGTGTTTCTATCGGGATCGAGTTTCAGAGAAAATTGGGAACCGGACTTTTCGGGGGGGAAGGTTTCATTATGCAAAAGCTGGAAGGAGACGGAATGTGTTTTGTGCATAGCGGCGGTTATGTGATGGAAAAAGAGCTGATGCATGGAGAAATACTTAAGATCGATACTGGCTGTATTGTTGCTTTTACGCAGTCAGTTTCTTATGATATCCAATTTGTAGGAGGTATAAAAAATACGCTGTTCGGAGGTGAGGGTTTATTTTTTGCAGAACTAAGAGGACCTGGAAAAGTTTGGGTACAAACTTTGCCAATCAGCCGTCTTGCCGGAAAAATTCTTCAGTATGGCAGTGGCACAAGAAGAGAAGAAGGAAGTATTTTGGGGAAACTGGGAGATCTCATTGACGGTAATTGA